The following proteins are encoded in a genomic region of Pungitius pungitius chromosome 19, fPunPun2.1, whole genome shotgun sequence:
- the nck1b gene encoding cytoplasmic protein NCK1 isoform X2 — MNMANLFKHFFRIGKVKSRKAGARDTASNADPDAGTDNGERLYDLNLPALVKFSYAAEREDELSLVKGTRVVVMEKCSDGWWRGSYSGRSGWFPSNYVTEDMDGTAGGGVGLGGLGDPAGSLTEKLAAVVNSTANGNRVLHTVQALYPFSSGNDEELNFEKGEVMEVVEKPENDPEWWKCRKADGQLGLVPKNYVTVLDSAAHKYAAGPAGPPTPDCDYISPSSVGRFAGKEWYYGKVTRHQAEVALNQRGVEGDFLIRDSESSPNDFSISLKAQSKNKHFKVQMKENLYCIGQRKFNSMEELVEHYKKAPIFTSEQGDKLYLIKALAAS, encoded by the exons gaaTCGGGAAGGTGAAGAGCCGAAAGGCGGGGGCGAGGGACACGGCGTCCAACGCCGACCCCGACGCGGGCACGGACAACGGGGAGCGGCTGTACGACCTCAACCTGCCCGCCCTGGTCAAGTTCAGCTACGCGGCGGAGCGCGAGGACGAGCTGTCCCTGGTGAAAGGCACGCGGGTCGTGGTGATGGAGAAGTGCAGCGACGGCTGGTGGCGCGGCAGCTACAGCGGGCGGTCCGGCTGGTTTCCGTCCAACTACGTGACGGAGGACATGGACGGGACGGCGGGCGGCGGCGTGGGCCTGGGCGGCCTCGGGGACCCGGCCGGATCGCTCACGGAGAAGCTGGCGGCCGTGGTGAACAGCACGGCCAACGGCAACCGGGTGCTGCACACGGTGCAGGCGCTCTACCCCTTCAGCTCGGGCAACGACGAGGAGCTGAACTTTGAGAAAGgcgaggtgatggaggtggtggagaagcCCGAGAACGACCCCGAGTGGTGGAAGTGCCGCAAAGCGGACGGACAGCTGGGCTTGGTGCCCAAAAACTACGTCACCGTGCTGGACTCCGCCGCCCACAAGTACGCGGCGGGACCCGCCGGGCCGCCCACGCCCGACTGCGACTACATCTCGCCCTCGAGCGTCGGGCGCTTCGCGGGGAAGGAGTGGTACTACGGCAAGGTGACGCGCCACCAGGCGGAGGTGGCCCTCAACCAGAGAGGCGTGGAGGGGGACTTTCTCATCCGGGACAGCGAGTCATCG CCGAATGACTTCTCCATCTCCCTGAAGGCGCAGAGTAAGAACAAGCATTTCAAGGTGCAGATGAAAGAAAACCTTTACTGCATTGGACAGCGCAAGTTCAACTCTATGGAAGAGCTTGTTGAACACTACAAAAAGGCCCCCATCTTTACCAGCGAGCAGGGAGACAAACTGTACCTGATCAAGGCCCTGGCTGCCTCCTGA